A window of Amia ocellicauda isolate fAmiCal2 chromosome 20, fAmiCal2.hap1, whole genome shotgun sequence genomic DNA:
AAGAGAAACTCACCGTCGCCAGCCTCACTGCGCCAGCTTCCTCAGTGTCGGTGCCGCGGGTCCAGGCCGCCTGCTTCTGGAATATTCTTCAAATGTTGCAAACACCCGCCGCtgatacagtttatttttttcctgccaTTACAACGGGTTACTTTTGATGTTACTGAGCAGTTGCTAGAGATTCAGGTGCTCTGACTTTCTTCAGCCGTGTTCACCAGAGGGGACATGTGATTCCACCTGTAGGGCGCCTCTGAGGAAACGTCTCATCATCATCCAGAGGCTTGGTGCGTTTTGCTGAGGTAGAAAACCTCAGGCATTTACATTTGATAGTGCGAACTTGTGACAACAGCCGGGAACAGGTCTGCtaagacataaataatacaatgataATAAGAGTAAATTTGACGCGCGTACAGCGGCACACGGACGTTGCTCCCTCACCTCGGCCTGCGAGCCGTCGTGGGATTGAGTAACTGGTTGACATTGCGCATGCGTGGTGCCTAAACACGCGTTTCCCGACGCAGTtcttttatatgtgtgtgtgtgtgtgtgtgtgtgtgtgtgtgtgtgtgtgtgtgtgtgtgtgtgtgtgtgtgtgtgtgtgtgtaaataatgTACAGATTACCTATATAGAACACAGCATAAATCAACAGTACATACTCAGACAAGGAAAGACAAGATAGGCAGACAAGGCAGGAAGGCAAGCTGAAATGCTAATCTTATTTCAACATCGAgtgcctttctctctctctctctcaaactcttcttttgattattCTAAACACTGTATGTAGAACATTTTCTTCTTTTGACAACTTTTCTGGAGTTTTGGGTATATTTCTATTACTATCGTATATACTGCCTagccaaataaatacaaatctaaatGAGAATCAGGTTTTTCCAAGCATAAAATttagacagatagatatatagataggtaGGTAATACAGTACTTGAGAACAAATCTATGAAGTGAGGCAGTTTAGGGGACAAGTGGTATGGTAATGCTCACAGAGGGGGGGCGGGGGAATGAAAAAGTATATAATTCTGGTCAGTTGCTCATCTTTTGTGCATTCACACTTCAGTGACTTGGTGCTTTGGTAAGGGGATGTGCTTTGGTCTTTGGAGCCATCAATACAAAATCAAGCTTAAGAGCGTGGCACACTAGTACATGCAATTGGTTTCCATTTGCTACCAATTATTCTTGAGAGTTGGACAGGTGATGTATTTTGAAGAAACCTAATGAAACTCCAAAACCCATGGGGTGGGGACTGGGGGGCTGCCTGCTTGCTTATTCCAAATCAAACTGCACTGCAGAACATAGCAAAAGGAAACATAATCCTTTGATCATTTGATAGCTTTAGTTGATTTCTACTGAAACACACCCTGCTGTTTTGATGTAATGTTTTGGAGGAAAGCAAATTGATAAGTCAGTTAATCTTTAAATGCTTGTAGAACATAAAACGTTATATTGAATTCTATATTCCGCCCTACAATGTTTGTTGTTGCATGCAAGTCACTGGAAACAAAGACATctgccaaataataataataataataataataataataataataataataataataataataacatgacatTAGCATTTAAACCATAGACTTGGCTTACTTGCACATAATGGTAGCTGCTGTTTCTAAACATCACTTAATCTCCTCTATAATACAGTTCTTCCTCTAAGGAACCAGTGGCTTTCAGTAACCCAgacttttaataatattttaaattgatctgaacaaaatacatttttttgtcatagtaaaataaattaaataaaacaacatcatCATTTTGTAAAACATGCTGATAACAGTCACAGATCTTCCTGGTTTCTTCTTCCTGATGACACCACCACCTAGAAATGCAAATAATGCAGGTGTTCAAATCTTACTcatcatgcttttaaaataattagaagATTGAAGAAAAGGGGGAAAGATTATGTTACTAAGTTTCTCTTAAACTTTCACAATCAGTATTGTATTctaataatttaaacattttcaaagagaCTCATAGAGATAAatctaatataaataaatcagtcaAGATCTTGTGAACATTTTTAATCTGCATCACACCTTTCAAACttgttacaaatacaaataccctTGTTACAACAAGAGTTTGAACACCATTATGAAAACagtaagaaacatttttttttaatctagctGAACTGATTACAtttaatacaaacacacatacaaatagaATTTCAAAATATAGTTGCTGTCCTGTGTCCTGTCCCATTGTACTCTTATCAGCACTTTTTTCCACTTGAACACATTTAGTGTTTGCCGtggaaacaaatgtaaaaaaaacattgctctgcttctaaaacaaaaccaaaattcaACAGTgtcatgaaatataaaaatcattGTATAGAACATCATTTCTGACATGTCAGTGTGCTTCCGAGATGAGAAAGAAATATTCCCCAGGCGTCATTGGAAATTCCAGTTCACCTGAAATCTGGAGCGTGTTTGCATTTCCACTGCACAGCCAAGAAAGAAGCCAATCTGTTTCAAAATTTCCACTTCACCTAATGCCTCCATGTCCTGAAGTTACTCAGCAGATTTCAAATTCCTATGTGCAATATTAGGATGTTGAGCAGGAACATTGCTTAATTAATGTGCCATTAAAAAGATCTATTATACACTGTGTGGGTTTTATAATGTCACACAGATACATTAGATGTCTAACACTGGTTACACACTCCAGTTTAATAGAGGTGACAGACATTTTGGGACTTGTCACCTTCAGGGCCTAGAGTTTTGCAAAGCCTTTGGCGTAAGAAGTCAGTCTTTTTTCAACAGAGCCAGTGAAATGCCACCCATCAAATGTCTATTCAAATTGTGTCTCATAGATGCCCTccagaattaaaaacatgttcatGGTGGGATATTTAGgcctcttattttattttacataccgTCACTATTGATGTGATTCAACCCTGCACACCCACACTGACTTGAAAGAATCCAAGACATGTCATTCAAATCCTGCTGTCAGTCTGGTCCTTTCCTGACACAGTGTAAATCGATCATACAATCTGCAGATGATTAGCATGGCTCAAAAATATGTGGACAAGGTCACAAGGAAAGGATTGCACCTACTGGTCCACCAATACTACTTGTAGAAGCATAGAGAGATGTTCATGTTCTCTGTAATGACAAGAACAATTATCTGCCACTAGAATtacaaaaatcaaaagcaaCGCATTATCCAGGCGACAGACACAGAAAACTGCATTCACTTCGGTACAGGTGCAGCTGTAATTTTCCTGGATGCATGTCTCCATCCCTTCTCGAATTAAACAATTATGCAGCAAAGTGTGGGACACGTACCCTATTCCTAGAGCGTGCGTCTGTGTTGCTCGGGGATGTTGTTTCAGAACGCAAGAATGCAAAACAATGAAGCATCTGGTGTAGTTTCATCTGTTATTTATAAACTGGGGCCCAGTGGTTCCCTGACTGGGATGTGGACCCAGGCCGCACATAAGCTAACAGGATCTGCAGAAATAAATCCTCTTACCTCAAAAAAACAGGAGCATATAGACAGTTGGATGTCTGTCTCTCCAATATAACTCATGTATGGGTATATTGGACCAGTAACTAGAAAGCATGTCGCTCACGGCTTATGCTGGCCTAGTAACATTGACACAGCATTGGCACAAAAACGCCAAATTAGCATTGCCCACAAAGCCACTAGGGACCCACCAAATTAGCTAGGTTGCAATGGGAATAGCTACTAGGAATAGTAATGCATGGTTTAATTAACAGTTATTTATTTGCTGAAGCCCTTACCCAGGGCATATTATAGTGGTCACAAAAACAAGTCTCTAGCTGAAGTAACTTGAACAAGAAAATTGtgcaaaatacagtgcagtttcaTATGTTGGTATTGTTGGTAAGAGTTACATGCTGATCAAATTTGGAGGGTGAACTTGGAGGCAATGAAAGCACGCCcaggaagaaataaaataataataataataataataataataataataataataataataataataataataataataataactgtcatCTCTGAAAAGGAAAATCCAAGATTCAGTTTGAGTTTTTCCAGCCTTTCCTTTTGTTCAACAATGTGACAATGCTTTGCAAAACAAGTGAGtgattatttaaatttaaaacaaaatgtctaaaactatctaaaaaaaaatgtataccatATTTGGGGAAATTTATTAAGAAACATCAATATTGTCAATTATGTTATATTGTCAGATTAAGGTTGCATGCTCCCATTATCTGTATGGAGTCAGTGAGTTAAGTGAAGTTAGGTAAATGTGCCAtctatacttaaaaaaaacagtttgggTTGCCAAAGATATATGTCTGAGATATTACAAGAGTTGCCCGTTCATAAGACTGCACCCCACgggtatgtatataatatccattaaacaagaaatctccaggaaatacctAGAGGAAATCAAAATTAGATGGAGAAGTATATGAAAATAGGGAACTTTGTGGAACGAACTTcgagaggccttcatccagtggCAGCTCTGCATTGGCTGAAGATGATAATGATAGATGTTTTTGAAATATGATTTATGACCATCCAGGGTACTAAACGGGAACAACCTCTCACCAGTGCTGTGGaagagaaatacaataaaagtaaTGAACATTCTGACTGAAGACTGCCCATCAgttaaatgcaatttcacatctAATGATATTACATTCAACCTTAACCATTTGTCAAGTTGAAAACCTTCTGTACACACGGAAATCCTCGCACTAATGAGACTTCAAGGCCTGCCTGTAGCAAGAACCATCTTTctaaacataaattaataaataactcgGTTTTAAATCTGAATTATGTCAGCATAACTAATTTGCCACACAATAACCTCTCTGCTTCATTCTGCTTTTGGGAAAAACAATTGCATAAGTTCCTTGCAGCATTTCAGGCACTGTGAAATTACCCATGAAAGACTGAAGAATGCTGCCTTTGTTTGTTCCTTGTCAGTACCGTCAAAGCCTGTTATCCATAGTTACACCACTGCATGAGTGAAGAGCCAACTTCAACTTCAAAAAGTTTGTCGATTTCTCCCTGTTATAACAGAGAGAAACTGCAGAGCGATATCTAAATGTGACGCACATAAGGAAGCAAATATAATAACAGCACCTTGTGTACTcatgtatttatgaatgttaAGTAAGCACTTTGCTTGTGCTACCAATTGGCATTTCCTACTGGAACAAACTGGTTGTTGAAAATcagtagcagcagcagaaggaaaagaacaaaaagaactccagtctttaaaaacaaatcatgaaaaactaaaaagattGACAATTAGTCCATATTGAGAACACCACAAATATTGAACCTCAATGTCCTCAATTCCAAGGCCTTATATGGGAGCTGCAAAGCTGCTGTCATAAGCGTTCCTATTGGCCCTCTGCATTTTGTTTGTCAAAGATTGCATGAATAATCCGTAAAAACAAGGACAAGAAGAGAGGATAAAGGATGTGACCGACAAAAGAAAGAAGTTTCCAAGGCAACAAACGCAGGCAAGTTCTGTCACATGTCTTTTGCCATTGAAATCCCTCCGTTCGGACTCATTCTAATTCATTTGAGCTTTTCCAATGGCAACATGAGCGGTAACGTCAGTGCTACTGCGTCTGTCCTCACTCCCAATAGAAATGCCAATCTGGAGACAACCAACAGGGATCTGGATGATGCTATCTATGGTGAGTGAACAGTTACTGTCTCTCGCGCTAGTCTCGGCTGATAGTTTGCTTAGTTTTGCTCACAGACGCTTTTAGGAActtatcattttgtttaacttaCCAAAGTCAAAAGGAAAGAGTTGTCCAGATTCCCTTCTTAGTGTATTCTGACACTGAGACTGATGGCAAATGACTTAACTGGAAGTGTAACAGAAATGAACAgccttttttaataaatatttaaataaactgacacaccatttaaaaaaaaacaaaattgttcTCAATGTATAGTTATTTTGCATAAGCTGGAAACAAGGAaaggtatatttattttttattatctttGACTTTCGTACCCCAATATGACACTACATGTTAAAACATAACAGTATGCATAAAAATCATATTGTGCTGGTTTCAAGGTGACTTTTAAAGATATGATTTTAACCAATAAAGCTTTAGAGACTTGTGActgcattaaatacatttcctaCAAACACAGCTGTTTAACACTGTGACTAAGCTCCAGCTTTTCTCGAGAGTATATCTATTCTGGTCTATTATTTGAGCCTGTTAAAAGACAACAGCATGCAATATTTAACTGGCATATGATTGAAGATTTGAGTACTGCTGACAGTTGCCTTAccacacattaaaacaacacCAAAAACAGACATTGCtgctaatattataataataaaaaaatatatatttaagacgTATCTTTATAGTTCCAGTCATCATGCTTaattacacacacaattattattattattattattattattattattattattaatatcaatgtatatttttgtactttCATTGCAGAATTCAAAGTCTTTAACATCACTGTGACCTCCCTAGCCCTGTGTATCCTGATCTTCACTGGGATTTTCTGCAGCGTCTCTTATCACAATCGAAGGAGGTATGGCGTAGCGTAGTGCTCTACTCATTTTTCTTTTGATTCAGTTGGGTCACCCCTAATTCCACATGTTACACCTCAAACATCATTTCCctatattcatatatacatttctCTTTTCTGTGCAAGACCTACGCTATAAGCAGcctctttaaaaaacaataaaaagttaAATCATGCATTAGAAAAGCTGCCAACACACAGATCAATCTTTTTCTCTATGTTAAGCAATTGCCTTGATTGGAGTTGATATAAGTCGTCACTGGCTGCCAAACTGTCTGGAACACATActtggaaaaaactaaaacaaaaggattgtaatgaaatgattattattattatgtgatcTGCAGAACTGAATAAAATCTTTGTCCACTCATATGCTGTCCACTATTCTTGGTAGCAGTCTTTGCAACACACCTGGATAGATTCTGCAAAGATGAGTCTCTCTTGGCAAACACACAACTTTATTGTCAGACTTAGATTTCATGCAGTGGAATTGCCCTGCAGTGAATCACCTTGGCCCTTTTCTGCTAGGCAGCTGGGAAAGCGGGGCTGGTATTGTGGCGACACCGTGCTGCCCATAAAAGGGCttttatctttttgtttttgtgaagcaGCACTGTTGCGCCATTGAAATAAAGAGTTGAATAGCTCTCCACTTAAAAAATTACTCGGATTGAGCTCTTCGTTGCTATTTCACAGGCAACACAGACAGGCCAGGGCATACGAGGACACTGTGGCCCGCGAGAACCTAAAGAGCCCGGTGGACATCAAAGCGGTGAAGAGGACCCACAGCCTGCGTAACCCATTATCCTGGCTGAGAAGGCAGGACACGTACAAGGAGAACTCCCAGATCTACTTCATATACAGCAACCCTCTCGCCACCGCTGAAGACAGCGTGGTCACCACTGAGGGAGAGCCGATTGTC
This region includes:
- the LOC136715783 gene encoding uncharacterized protein LOC136715783, whose amino-acid sequence is MSFAIEIPPFGLILIHLSFSNGNMSGNVSATASVLTPNRNANLETTNRDLDDAIYEFKVFNITVTSLALCILIFTGIFCSVSYHNRRRQHRQARAYEDTVARENLKSPVDIKAVKRTHSLRNPLSWLRRQDTYKENSQIYFIYSNPLATAEDSVVTTEGEPIVFENMLMQSDSLKDTAGGIILDPSTFYMQL